Proteins encoded in a region of the Bubalus bubalis isolate 160015118507 breed Murrah chromosome 9, NDDB_SH_1, whole genome shotgun sequence genome:
- the RDH8 gene encoding retinol dehydrogenase 8, with product MADAPRTVLISGCSSGIGLELALQLAHDPRQRYQVVATMRDLGKKGTLEAAAGEALGQTLTVAQLDVCSDESVAQCLSCIQGGEVDVLVNNAGVGLVGPLEGLSLAAMQNVFDTNFFGAVRLVKAVLPSMKRRRQGHIVLVSSVMGLQGVVFNEVYAASKFAMEGFFESLAVQLLQFNIFISLVEPGPVVTEFEGKLLEQVSTAEFPGTDPDTLSYFRDLYLPASRELFHNVGQSPQDVAKVIVKVIGSARPPLRRLTNTRYTPLIALKAMDPSGSLYVRTSHRLLFRWPRLLNLGLRCLACSCFRTPVWPR from the exons ATGGCCGATGCACCCCGGACTGTACTCATCTCAGGATGCTCCTCTGGGATCGGCTTGGAGTTGGCACTGCAGCTGGCTCATGACCCCAGGCAGCGCTACCAGG TGGTGGCCACCATGAGGGACCTGGGAAAGAAGGGGACACTGGAGGCAGCCGCTGGGGAGGCTCTGGGTCAGACCCTCACCGTGGCCCAGCTGGACGTGTGCAGTGATGAGTCAGTGGCCCAGTGTCTCAGCTGCATCCAGGGAGGGGAAGTGGACGTGCTGG TgaataatgctggagtgggccTGGTGGGGCCCTTGGAAGGGCTCAGCCTAGCTGCCATGCAGAACGTCTTTGATACCAACTTTTTTGGGGCTGTCCGGCTGGTCAAAGCTGTGCTTCCCAGCATGAAGAGGAGGCGACAGGGCCACATCGTGCTGGTCAGCAGTGTCATGGGGCTGCAGG GTGTCGTGTTCAATGAAGTCTACGCGGCCTCCAAGTTTGCCATGGAGGGGTTCTTCGAAAGTCTGGCTGTCCAGCTGCTACAGTTCAACATCTT CATCTCCCTGGTGGAGCCAGGCCCGGTTGTCACAGAATTTGAGGGCAAGCTCCTAGAGCAGGTTTCCACAGCCGAGTTCCCAGGCACCGACCCTGACACCCTGAGCTACTTTCGAGATCTGTACCTCCCAGCCTCCAGGGAGCTCTTTCACAACGTGGGACAGAGCCCACAGGATGTAGCCAAG GTCATCGTCAAGGTCATCGGCTCGGCCAGACCACCCTTGCGCCGACTGACCAACACCCGCTACACTCCACTGATCGCACTCAAGGCCATGGACCCCTCCGGCAGCCTGTATGTGCGAACCTCCCACCGCCTGCTCTTCCGCTGGCCACGCCTCCTCAACCTTGGCCTTCGGTGCCTGGCCTGCAGCTGCTTCCGCACCCCAGTGTGGCCCCGATGA